DNA from Candidatus Binataceae bacterium:
CCTCGAAGGGCGGCGGTAAGCGGTCAATTGGAGAATTCGCCATCTGCCGTGTATAACCCTGAACTGGCGCTTTTGTGAATTCGGCGTCTAACGGAGCCGCCATGGACCCGACGTTGAAAATCGCAATGTGGGGCGCGCTATTCCTCGGCAGCCATCTGGTTATCTCTTCCGACGCGGTGCGGCCGGCGTTGATCGCCAGAATCGGGGCGCAACCCTATCGCGGCCTCTACTCGCTCGTCGCCTTCGCGACTTTGGTCCCCCTGATAGTTACGTTCGCTCATCATAAGCACGCCGGTCTGATGCTCTGGTATCTGCGCGGCATCCCGCTGCTCCGATGGCTGACCTGGCTGATGATGCTGATCGCCTTCATCATTCTGGTCGGCGGCCTCATAAACCCCAATCCAGGCTCGATCGGCGCGCCCGCGAATCGGGGCGTGCACGGAATGCTCAAGATCACCCGGCACGGCTTCTTTGTGGCGATCGTGCTTTGGGCCTTAGCCCATCTGCTGATGAACGGCTGGGCCGGCGATATCTGTTTTTTCGGCAGTCTTGCCGCGCTCGGGATTCTCGGCGGATGGCATCAGGATCGACGCAAACTCGTCGAGCTCGGCGAGCCCTATCGCGAATTCGTCGCTGCGACGTCGTTTTTTCCCTTCGCCGCGTTAGTCAGCGGCCGCCAGCGCTGGACACGTACCGATATGCCGTGGGCCGCGCTCGTGATCGGAACCGTCTCCGCCTTCGCAGTGATGCGGCTCCATCCGATACTCTTCGGCGGCAACCCGCTCGGCTAGCCGCGGTCCGAATTA
Protein-coding regions in this window:
- a CDS encoding NnrU family protein, whose translation is MDPTLKIAMWGALFLGSHLVISSDAVRPALIARIGAQPYRGLYSLVAFATLVPLIVTFAHHKHAGLMLWYLRGIPLLRWLTWLMMLIAFIILVGGLINPNPGSIGAPANRGVHGMLKITRHGFFVAIVLWALAHLLMNGWAGDICFFGSLAALGILGGWHQDRRKLVELGEPYREFVAATSFFPFAALVSGRQRWTRTDMPWAALVIGTVSAFAVMRLHPILFGGNPLG